A window of Mycolicibacterium fluoranthenivorans contains these coding sequences:
- a CDS encoding universal stress protein — MVDSARPIVVGVDGTISARHAARWAGALAVRLGARLHIVHAMPYSAHNLTDAMAAFQAAYIDEQREAAHPILDAVSSAVRESHPDLEITTEALTETVDTAMQELSRHARMLVLGCDELSPSVALLVGSLTLHLTAHAECPVVAWRGELLSPTAQPIVVGVDGSSDGAVDLAFELAGALGAPVWAVHSWSMRTPPGEVSIPFLIDWDALETRQREELVNAVEPYRHKYPDTEVSLFVDAAKPRRALLQRLGEAQLVVVGSRGRNPLAATVLGSTSLNMLHHSPVPVAVCRPRPADL; from the coding sequence ATGGTTGATTCGGCACGGCCCATCGTGGTGGGTGTCGACGGGACGATCTCGGCACGGCACGCGGCGCGCTGGGCAGGCGCGCTCGCGGTGCGGCTGGGAGCGCGGCTGCACATCGTGCACGCCATGCCGTACTCCGCGCACAACCTCACCGACGCCATGGCCGCGTTCCAGGCGGCCTATATCGACGAGCAAAGGGAGGCTGCACATCCCATCCTCGACGCGGTTTCCAGTGCGGTTCGGGAGAGCCATCCTGATCTGGAGATCACCACCGAGGCGCTCACCGAAACCGTCGACACAGCCATGCAAGAGCTGAGTCGGCACGCGCGGATGCTGGTGCTCGGGTGCGACGAGCTGTCGCCCTCGGTCGCTCTGCTCGTGGGTTCACTCACGCTCCACCTCACCGCCCACGCCGAGTGCCCGGTGGTGGCGTGGCGTGGCGAATTGCTCAGCCCGACAGCACAACCGATTGTGGTCGGGGTGGACGGCTCCAGCGATGGCGCCGTCGATCTGGCCTTCGAACTAGCCGGTGCGCTGGGCGCTCCGGTGTGGGCGGTGCACTCCTGGTCGATGCGCACCCCACCCGGGGAGGTGTCCATCCCGTTCTTGATCGATTGGGACGCCCTGGAGACACGTCAACGCGAGGAACTCGTCAATGCGGTGGAGCCCTACCGCCACAAGTACCCCGACACCGAGGTCAGTCTTTTCGTGGATGCCGCCAAACCCCGCCGCGCACTCCTGCAGCGGCTGGGGGAGGCTCAACTCGTCGTGGTGGGTAGCCGGGGCCGCAATCCGCTGGCTGCCACCGTGCTGGGATCCACCAGTCTCAATATGCTGCACCACTCGCCGGTTCCGGTGGCGGTCTGCCGGCCGAGGCCCGCCGACCTGTGA
- the mgtA gene encoding magnesium-translocating P-type ATPase, protein MAPDQLTREWAAAVPAEDAFTTLGSMTTGLTSEEARLRLDRDGPNAVRTHRVSAWAVLMRQLRSALLLLLAATAVMAFFLGDHTQALIIGVILIASIGLSFVNEYRAERATAQLHSQVHHFALVCRDGQFTKDSVTHLVVGDVVRLTLGEVVPADIRLVTVHGLECNESILSGESTPAQKTALSVDDARSLPDCSNLAFMGTVVTAGDAVGIVYATGERAQFGRLAVGLGERQPETDFQRGLRKFSYLLLWVALILTAFILGINVMLGRPLIDAALFALAIAVGITPQLLPAVVSTSLATGSRRLARQHVLVKRLVCIEDLGDIDVLITDKTGTLTNGQITYIDAVDATGTHSDAVLRLGLLASDLETAGGQSANPLDAALTAAAGTVSIDGARCVAVLPFDHARRATSALVDDRGQRRLVTKGAPEQILAHCVTVPDGAQATLNALFDEGRRVVAVASRPAPDLTEIEAADEADLTLDGFLCFADEPKPAAAQSLHALAELGIEVKVATGDNPRVAEKVCAELGLPTRGTITGAELAALGPEDYASAVQNHTIFARISPEQKAALITEARRVGRAVGFLGDGVNDALALHAADVGISVDTASDVAKDAADVVLMEKDLGVLAAGVAEGRRIFANTIKYVLMGTSSNFGNMFSAAAASSILPFLPMLPSQILLNNLLYDSSQLAIPTDRVDPEQLRAPSHWNIAFIRRFMLTFGPVSSLFDFLTFGLMLGVLHAAPPEFRTGWFVESLATQTLIIFAIRTRRIPFTRSRPGGLLTLATVAVIAVGIAISFWGPARSMGFAPLPWQYFAALAGMAVAYLVLVEVTKSVFYRDPVGVPPARTRGADTRIHRRAARFSHHGRLVTRTDVPRLRTKAHS, encoded by the coding sequence ATGGCGCCGGACCAGCTCACCAGGGAGTGGGCCGCCGCGGTGCCCGCCGAGGACGCATTCACCACACTCGGCAGTATGACCACCGGTCTGACGTCGGAAGAAGCCCGGCTGCGGCTGGACCGCGACGGCCCCAACGCCGTACGCACCCACCGGGTCAGCGCGTGGGCCGTGCTGATGCGCCAGTTGCGCAGCGCCCTGCTGCTGCTCCTGGCCGCCACCGCGGTCATGGCGTTCTTCCTCGGTGATCACACCCAGGCACTGATCATCGGGGTCATCTTGATCGCCAGCATCGGGTTGAGTTTCGTCAACGAATACCGCGCCGAGCGTGCCACCGCGCAATTGCATTCGCAGGTCCACCATTTCGCCTTGGTGTGTCGGGACGGTCAGTTCACCAAAGACAGTGTCACCCATCTGGTGGTGGGCGATGTGGTCCGGTTGACGCTGGGGGAGGTGGTGCCCGCCGATATCCGTCTGGTGACGGTCCATGGACTGGAGTGCAACGAGAGCATCCTGTCCGGAGAATCGACACCGGCCCAGAAAACTGCGCTGTCCGTCGACGATGCGCGCAGCCTGCCCGACTGTTCCAACTTGGCGTTCATGGGCACCGTCGTCACCGCGGGCGACGCTGTGGGCATCGTCTATGCCACCGGCGAGCGCGCTCAGTTCGGCAGGCTTGCTGTCGGACTGGGTGAACGCCAGCCCGAGACCGACTTTCAGCGGGGCCTGCGAAAGTTCTCCTATCTCCTGCTGTGGGTGGCGCTGATCCTGACCGCCTTCATCCTGGGGATCAACGTGATGCTCGGACGCCCCCTGATCGACGCAGCGTTGTTCGCGTTGGCGATCGCCGTCGGCATCACCCCGCAATTGCTGCCCGCGGTGGTCAGTACCAGCCTGGCGACCGGTTCACGACGGTTGGCCCGCCAACATGTCCTCGTCAAACGTCTGGTCTGCATCGAGGACCTCGGCGATATCGATGTGCTGATCACGGACAAGACCGGGACGCTCACCAACGGCCAGATCACCTACATCGATGCCGTCGACGCCACCGGTACCCACAGCGACGCGGTCCTCAGGCTCGGACTGCTGGCCAGCGACCTGGAGACCGCGGGCGGGCAGAGTGCCAATCCGCTGGACGCCGCCCTCACCGCGGCCGCCGGCACCGTGAGCATCGACGGCGCGCGGTGCGTGGCGGTACTCCCGTTCGATCATGCCCGGCGAGCGACATCCGCCTTGGTCGACGACCGGGGACAGCGCCGACTCGTGACCAAGGGTGCCCCCGAGCAGATCCTCGCGCATTGCGTCACGGTGCCAGACGGTGCCCAGGCGACGTTGAACGCGCTCTTCGACGAGGGGCGACGTGTCGTGGCAGTGGCGAGCCGACCAGCCCCTGACCTGACCGAGATCGAGGCGGCCGACGAGGCAGACCTGACCTTGGACGGATTTCTGTGTTTCGCCGACGAGCCGAAACCCGCTGCAGCGCAATCCCTGCACGCTTTGGCAGAGCTGGGGATCGAGGTCAAGGTCGCCACCGGAGACAACCCGCGCGTTGCCGAGAAAGTGTGCGCCGAGCTGGGTTTGCCGACAAGAGGGACCATCACGGGAGCCGAACTGGCGGCCCTCGGTCCTGAGGACTACGCGAGTGCCGTCCAGAACCACACCATCTTTGCCAGGATCTCACCCGAACAGAAGGCGGCGTTGATCACCGAGGCCCGCCGCGTCGGACGGGCGGTGGGGTTCCTGGGCGACGGGGTCAACGATGCGCTGGCACTTCATGCCGCCGATGTCGGGATATCCGTCGATACTGCCAGTGATGTCGCCAAAGACGCGGCGGACGTGGTGCTGATGGAGAAGGACCTTGGTGTGCTCGCCGCCGGCGTCGCAGAAGGTCGACGCATCTTCGCCAACACCATCAAGTACGTCTTGATGGGCACCTCGAGCAATTTCGGCAACATGTTCAGTGCGGCCGCCGCCTCCTCGATCCTGCCGTTCCTGCCGATGCTGCCCAGTCAGATCCTGCTGAACAACCTGCTGTACGACAGTTCCCAGTTGGCCATCCCCACCGACCGGGTCGACCCCGAACAGCTGCGTGCTCCTTCACATTGGAACATCGCTTTCATCAGGCGGTTCATGCTCACCTTCGGTCCGGTCAGTTCCCTGTTCGACTTCTTGACCTTCGGCCTGATGCTCGGCGTGCTGCATGCCGCTCCACCGGAGTTTCGCACCGGGTGGTTCGTGGAGTCGCTGGCGACCCAGACACTCATCATCTTCGCCATACGCACGCGCCGAATTCCCTTCACCCGCAGCCGGCCCGGTGGTCTGCTGACCCTGGCGACCGTGGCCGTGATCGCCGTGGGTATCGCCATCAGCTTCTGGGGTCCTGCCCGCAGCATGGGGTTCGCGCCGTTGCCCTGGCAGTACTTCGCCGCACTTGCGGGTATGGCCGTCGCCTACCTGGTGCTGGTCGAGGTCACCAAATCGGTGTTCTACCGCGACCCCGTCGGTGTACCGCCAGCCCGCACGCGCGGCGCGGACACGCGCATCCACCGCCGCGCCGCACGCTTCAGTCATCATGGCCGCCTGGTGACAAGGACTGACGTACCGAGGTTGAGGACCAAAGCCCATAGCTGA